A region of the Roseibium algicola genome:
GAAACAGACTGGTCCAGGGTCAATATCGAAGCACTACGAAACCATCTTGCCGACATGGACAACGTCACCTTGCGGGCAGATGTAAAAACCTTGCCGGTCGATGATGGTTACCGGTTCACCGTTACGGGAGACGGCGATGTCACCAACTCGATCAGGCGGATGTTGACGGCCCATGCCGCCACCATGAACGGAACCCGTGGTTTCCGCTATGAAGTGGCGGAAGTGCCCGGCGGCGCAATTCTGTCGGTTTACGTCAGTAAGCCCTCAGACCTGCAGAAGCTCTCGGGGCTCGGGTTTATCGGCGTGTTGACACTGGGAGCGCATCATCAGGAACACCATCTCGCACTGGCGTCCGGCCAATCGCCCCATCACTGACCCCGGTCGTGATTTGGGTTCAAGAGCCGAAACATATTCTGGAGACGCGGATGCATCGAGGAAAAGACCCCCTCTCCGGACAACCACGGCAGCAAGAGCGTGAGAGGTCGTTTCCGTGAGGTTCACGACCGCGGCGCCTTTCGGGAGCCTGTCCTGTGCCTCTTTCGCACCGAGGTCCATCTTCAAGTGCCGGACCCGGTCGGTATCTGTGCCGCCTTTCCTTCAGACCAGATAAATCCGGCAATCCGTGTTTTCGTTCAAGAGGTTGACCACCCGGCGACCTACGTCGCCGGGGCCGCCCAGCCGAACAATGGATGAAAACATCAGGCAATGTCCCCGGAGAAGAGGGATAAAATTCTTACGGGGTTTGCTGCAACAGTTCGGAGCTGTAGCCGGCCTCCTTGAGAACGCCTGCGATTTCCTGTGCGGACCGAATGCTCGTCACGGTCACGGTCCTGTTCGCCAAGTCGAATTCGACATGGGCAGATCCGTCCGCCTGCTCAATGGGCTTGCCGATGGTTGCCTTGCAGTGACCACAGCTCATATCTGGAACGCTGAACTTCATGATTGGCTCCGTAGTTGATCGATTTTCTGTTTTTCCCGGTTCCAGCGGCTGGAAGGTCAAGAAGAAAAACGTTTGAAAAATATCTTGAACGATCCTTGACCTTCCAGTGACTGGAAGCCTCATTTGAGGGAAATCGAACAATCTATGCCGGAGTTGGACCCATGTCTGGGCAACAGAAATTCTCCTTGTCGGTTCAGGGAATGTCATGCGCATCGTGTGTCGGACGCGTCGAGCGCGGCCTTGCGGCTGTCGAAGGGCTTGAAGATGTCGGCGTGAACCTGGCAACTGAAAGCGCGCAGTTTACGGCCACCCCTGACAAGATCACCGCAGCGGTCGCCAAACTGGATGATCTCGGCTATCCGGCGCGAACGCAGACGGTCACGCTGACTATTCAGTCCATGTCCTGTGCCTCTTGCGTCGGACGTGTCGACAAGGCGTTGCAGGCGGTGCCCGGGGTCCTCAGTGCCAGCGTCAATCTTGCGGCCGAAACGGCAACGATCGTCTTTGCAGAAGGTGCCACAACCGTTCAGGAGCTGGTGAAGGCCAGCACGGATGCCGGCTATCCCGCAAGTCTGGCAGACGCAGGAACGTCTCAGGATCGCAGCGAGCGCAAGGCGGAAGAAGCCCGTGAGCTGGCGCGCAAGATGGCGATTGCCGCAGCCTTTGCCCTGCCCGTGTTCCTGATCGAAATGGGCGGGCATCTGATCCCCGCTTTTCACCACCTGATCGCGGTGACCATTGGTCAGCAAATGAGCTGGATCCTGCAATTCGCGCTGACGAGCGTGGTCCTTTTCGGTCCGGGCCGGTCGTTCTATCTGAAGGGGGTTCCGGCGCTCTTGAAGGGGGCGCCGGACATGAACAGCCTGGTGGCCGTGGGAACCGGAGCGGCCTATCTCTATTCGGTGGTTGCCACCTTCCTGCCGGATCTGGTGCCCGCCGAGGTTCGCGCCGTTTATTTCGAGGCGGCCGCCGTGATTGTCGTCCTGATCCTGCTGGGCCGCTTCCTGGAGGCCAGGGCAAAGGGGCGCACCGGTGCGGCCATCCAGAGCCTGTTCGGCCTGCAGGTCAAGTCGGCCCGGGTGCTGCGGGACGATGAGATGGTGGAAGTGCCTATCGAAACGCTGGCCATTGGCGACATCGTCGTAGTGCGCCCTGGAGAGCGTCTCGCGGTTGACGGTGAAGTGGTCGAAGGTTTCTCCCACGTCGATGAAAGCATGATCACCGGCGAGCCCGTGCCTGTCGCGAAATCGGCTGGCAGCGCGGTGACTGGGGGCACGGTGAATGGCACTGGAGGACTTCAGTTCAAGGCAACGCGTGTCGGCGCCGATACGACCCTTTCGCAGATCATCCGCATGGTCGAGGAAGCCCAGGGCGCCAAGCTGCCGATCCAGGGGCTGGTGGACCGCATCACGCTGTGGTTCGTTCCCGCCGTCATGGCCGTTGCCGTGGCCACGGTCCTGGTGTGGCTGACTTTCGGTCCGGACCCGGCATTGACGCTGGCCCTTGTGGCCGGTGTGTCGGTGCTCATCATCGCGTGTCCGTGTGCCATGGGCCTTGCAACGCCGACATCGATCATGGTGGGCACCGGCAGGGCAGCCGAGATGGGCGTCCTGTTCCGCAAGGGGGACGCTCTGCAGCAGCTTGCCGACGTCGACATTGTTGCGCTGGACAAGACGGGCACCGTAACTGAGGGCCGGCCGGAACTGACCGACCTCGTCCTGGCGGACGGTTTTGAACGCTCTTTCGTCCTGTCTCGCATTGCCGCAGTTGAGGCTCGCTCTGAGCATCCTGTTGCCGAGGCCATCGTGCGGGCAGCGGGCAAGGAGAGCGTGGAAAGGTTCGCGGTCAGTGAGTTCAACTCCATCACCGGTCATGGTGTTTCCGCTATTGTGAACGGTCAACGGGTGCTCGTCGGCGCTGACCGGCTGATGAAGCGCGAAGGTATTGCGACCGATGCGCTGGTGGACGAGGAGGTCAGGCTGGCGACCCGTGGGCGCACAGCTCTCTATGCAGCCATTGACGGCAGAATTGCAGCTGTTGTCGGAGTTGCCGACCCGGTCAAACCATCGAGCCGTGCCGCAATTGCAGCGCTTCATGGGCTGGGGTTGAAGGTCGCGATGATCACCGGCGACAAACGGGAAACCGCCGAGGCAATTGCCGCGGAAACCGGGATCGACATCGTCATCGCGGGTGTTCTGCCCGACGGCAAGGTTGACGCCCTGACTGAACTCAAGGGCGACGAGGGCCGTATCGCCTTCGTTGGAGATGGCATCAATGATGCCCCTGCCCTCGCCCATGCCGATGTCGGTATCGCGATCGGCACAGGTACCGATGTGGCGATTGAATCCGCCGATGTCGTGCTGATGTCGGGCGATCTGAGAGGCGTCGTGAACGCTTACGAAGTGTCGCGCCGCACCATGCGCAACATCAAGGAAAACCTGTTCTGGGCATTTGCCTACAACACGGCCCTGATCCCGGTGGCCGCCGGAGCGCTTTATCCAGCCTTTGGCCTGTTGCTGTCACCCGTTCTTGCAGCAGGCGCCATGGCGTTGTCGTCGGTGTTCGTCCTCACCAATGCTTTGCGACTTCGCCGGATCGCGCCAGTGATGGATGAAGCAAGGTCCAGGGTCGCTTTCACGCCAAGTGCCGAAGCCGCGCCTGCTGAATAGGAGGGGGTGACATGAACATTGGAGAACCTTCGCGCCAGTCCGGGCGACCGACCAAGATCATACGCTGCTTTGAGGACATCGGCCTGAGTGCCCACAAGACAGCCTCGATCAAGCTTTAACGGTGCGGATCGGCAATATGCCGACCAGACAAGGGTTGACCGGGGCGCAGGTTCACCGGATTGTGACACAGGTTCGGGT
Encoded here:
- a CDS encoding heavy-metal-associated domain-containing protein, with the translated sequence MKFSVPDMSCGHCKATIGKPIEQADGSAHVEFDLANRTVTVTSIRSAQEIAGVLKEAGYSSELLQQTP
- a CDS encoding heavy metal translocating P-type ATPase; this encodes MSGQQKFSLSVQGMSCASCVGRVERGLAAVEGLEDVGVNLATESAQFTATPDKITAAVAKLDDLGYPARTQTVTLTIQSMSCASCVGRVDKALQAVPGVLSASVNLAAETATIVFAEGATTVQELVKASTDAGYPASLADAGTSQDRSERKAEEARELARKMAIAAAFALPVFLIEMGGHLIPAFHHLIAVTIGQQMSWILQFALTSVVLFGPGRSFYLKGVPALLKGAPDMNSLVAVGTGAAYLYSVVATFLPDLVPAEVRAVYFEAAAVIVVLILLGRFLEARAKGRTGAAIQSLFGLQVKSARVLRDDEMVEVPIETLAIGDIVVVRPGERLAVDGEVVEGFSHVDESMITGEPVPVAKSAGSAVTGGTVNGTGGLQFKATRVGADTTLSQIIRMVEEAQGAKLPIQGLVDRITLWFVPAVMAVAVATVLVWLTFGPDPALTLALVAGVSVLIIACPCAMGLATPTSIMVGTGRAAEMGVLFRKGDALQQLADVDIVALDKTGTVTEGRPELTDLVLADGFERSFVLSRIAAVEARSEHPVAEAIVRAAGKESVERFAVSEFNSITGHGVSAIVNGQRVLVGADRLMKREGIATDALVDEEVRLATRGRTALYAAIDGRIAAVVGVADPVKPSSRAAIAALHGLGLKVAMITGDKRETAEAIAAETGIDIVIAGVLPDGKVDALTELKGDEGRIAFVGDGINDAPALAHADVGIAIGTGTDVAIESADVVLMSGDLRGVVNAYEVSRRTMRNIKENLFWAFAYNTALIPVAAGALYPAFGLLLSPVLAAGAMALSSVFVLTNALRLRRIAPVMDEARSRVAFTPSAEAAPAE